Proteins encoded together in one Juglans regia cultivar Chandler chromosome 9, Walnut 2.0, whole genome shotgun sequence window:
- the LOC108983136 gene encoding uncharacterized protein LOC108983136, whose product MEGALRANKWLIDLDHTFDISGCTEEHKVQYAGHLLQGEARIWWDTKRQLLHQELGDLAMLTWERFKRVFDSHFFLETAMQKKAMEFANLVQGNMTAGQYSALFIELGMFAPHLIGTKKMQARKFQDGLQPRIWNQIAWLQIKNFQELVNVVSIAEVE is encoded by the coding sequence ATGGAAGGAGCATTGCGGGCCAACAAGTGGCTCATTGATTTAGACCATACGTTTGATATCAGTGGATGTACAGAAGAGCATAAGGTTCAATATGCTGGACATCTACTTCAAGGAGAGGCcagaatatggtgggatacaaaGCGACAATTACTGCACCAAGAGTTGGGTGATCTAGCTATGCTTACATGGGAGCGATTCAAAAGGGTATTTGATAGTCATTTCTTTTTGGAGACGGCCATGCAAAAGAAAGCCATGGAATTTGCCAACTTAGTGCAAGGAAATATGACGGCCGGACAATATTCTGCCCTATTCATAGAATTGGGAATGTTTGCCCCTCACTTGATTGGAACAAAAAAGATGCAAGCTAGGAAATTTCAAGATGGATTGCAGCCAAGGATTTGGAATCAGATTGCATGGTTGCAGATCAAAAATTTCCAAGAACTGGTGAATGTAGTGTCTATCGCAGAAGTGGAATAG